In Phycisphaerae bacterium RAS1, the genomic window TCAGATGCATGCGGAACGAATCGAGCACCTTCGCAAAACGCGGCGAGTTGCGTGCCGGCGTGAAGCCGAAGCGCTCGGCGTCGCGCGGGGCCTGGATCTTGGCCATGCGTTTCCAGCCCTGGTTCATGCCGTGCACGAAGAGCGCGGTGGTCAGCGAGCGGGTGCGGAAGAACGTGCGGACGGCGCGCTTGATGACCCAGCTTTCCTTGGCCGCCGCGTGCCGCAGCTCGTAAATCGCTTCGTCCAGCTCGCGCGGGGACATGTTCTTGGGCTGGTAGACGGTCTCGGTGAACGTGTAGCGCTCCCAGTCGGCCGGGTAATTGGTCGCCAGCAGCCGGCCCTCCGCCTTGTAGCGGTCGAACATCTTCGTATCGGGCAGGGGCGTGAGGTTGGTGACTTGAATGATGTCCACGCCCAGCCGGACGGCGGCCAGGGCGGTGTCGGCCACGGTTTCGGGCGTGTCCTGGTCGGCGCCGACGATGAAGCCGCCGAAGATGGCGATGCCCGCCTTGTGAAACGCGTTCACGAGCTGCTGGTAGCGCGGCAGGTTGTTGCGGTTGACGCCCTTGTGGTATTCCTTGAGCGACTGGGCGTTGAACGTCTCGAAGCCGATCAGCATGCCGCGGCAGCCGGCGCGGTAAGCCAGCTTCAGCCCCTCCGGGTCATCGCCCATGTTGATCGTGGTCTGGCTGAACCAGAGCCGCTTCTTACCGTGCTTGATGATCGCCCGCAGCAGCTCCTTAGCCCATTCGGCGTGCTTCGGACCGACGCCGAAGAAGTTGTCATCCACGACGAAGGCGAAACCCTTGGGGGTCTGGTTCCATTCCGCGATCAGGGCGCCGATATCGCGGCGGCGGATCGGGGCGCCGTTGAATTTCGTGACCGAGCAGTATTCGCAGCCGACCGGGCAGCCGCGCGAGGTCTGAATCGCGGAGACGGTGTACTCGCCGTTGATCGGCCTCAGCGTTTGGTCGGCGATGCCGATGTGCGGTCGCTCGATGTCGGGAAAGCCGGCGGCCTTGTACATCGGCTTGAGACTGCCCGAGGCGGCGTCTTCGATGATGCCGGGCCAGATATCGTCGCACTCGCCGATGGCGACGGAATCGACGTAATCGATGACCTCTTCC contains:
- a CDS encoding biotin synthase; this encodes MRIVLINPVTRRNQGYHTVGSYIPQLGLQVLAKRVPAPHTVDIIDECFGAESTEPYLTRGRYDLVGITSYSSGATRAYQIAAHCRKQGIPVIMGGPHASAVPEEVIDYVDSVAIGECDDIWPGIIEDAASGSLKPMYKAAGFPDIERPHIGIADQTLRPINGEYTVSAIQTSRGCPVGCEYCSVTKFNGAPIRRRDIGALIAEWNQTPKGFAFVVDDNFFGVGPKHAEWAKELLRAIIKHGKKRLWFSQTTINMGDDPEGLKLAYRAGCRGMLIGFETFNAQSLKEYHKGVNRNNLPRYQQLVNAFHKAGIAIFGGFIVGADQDTPETVADTALAAVRLGVDIIQVTNLTPLPDTKMFDRYKAEGRLLATNYPADWERYTFTETVYQPKNMSPRELDEAIYELRHAAAKESWVIKRAVRTFFRTRSLTTALFVHGMNQGWKRMAKIQAPRDAERFGFTPARNSPRFAKVLDSFRMHLKVGLDRARGSAAVSGA